The following are from one region of the Sorghum bicolor cultivar BTx623 chromosome 2, Sorghum_bicolor_NCBIv3, whole genome shotgun sequence genome:
- the LOC8060285 gene encoding glutamate receptor 2.2 codes for MDRTPQSILFLLLLIFSPSAAQNTIGSSPNKFHVGVILDLGSPVGKVGRTSVSLALEDFYASHRNCSTKVVLHFKDSAGNDVQAASAAIELLETYKVQAIIGPQKSSEAVFISNLGNTTQVPIVSFTATSPSLTSDIMPYFVRATLNDSVQVNSIASLIKAYGWREVVPVYDDTDYGRGILPHLIDALQQIDAHIPYRSVISLSATSENIMQELFKLKTMQTRVFIVHMSSTRASLLFTKAKEAGMMTKGFVWIITNGLANIIDSLNPSIIEAMNGVIGVRFHVPRSKELESFSIRWNRMYQQDNPTESPFNKLSIFGLWGYDTVWALAQAAEKIGVLINKNKRLQFSKNSTCLESLAVSRFGPELLTAIVQNKFRGLSGNFDLTDRQLQVSALQIINVVGRSWRHIGFWTLKNGFPYQLNQNGLKLTMPASMQHLNPVIWPGESTEVPRGWELPASANKIRVGVHTSAYPEFIKTSKDPVTNATRASGLSINIFEEAVKRLPFALPYEYQAFDTVDTQSTGSYNDFVYQVYLQRYDMAIGDITIRYNRTMYVDFTIPYTESGVAMIVPVKEKVNNNMWIFLKPLTKEMWFGSIMFFIYTGIVVWLLERLSGNGYLNGPFSLKQLGIVMFFSIFEEKEKLECFLSRILLLVWMFVLLVLASSYTASFASMLLVQQLSPTVTDIHELQKQGAYVGFHRGSYIEGLLEDIGFEKSKIRPYDTPDDFHIALSNEGRHGGVAALVLEVPYIKLFLAKYCNGYTMVGPIYKSAGFAFALPKRSPLLTEISRAILNITEGDSIIQIEKKWIDQNSCQNEEEVADSVLLRNQYKKGQRINTDYQNEQGHGPQEENGHIQDGDQNNEENGGKYATAWCDATMQPSGSGASHCWTPGINWYT; via the exons ATGGACAGAACACCTCAATCCATCCTCTTCCTGCTGCTACTCATCTTCAGTCCTAGTGCAGCTCAGAACACCATCGGAAGCAGCCCAAACAAATTCCATGTTGGTGTGATCCTTGACTTGGGTTCACCGGTGGGGAAAGTAGGTCGGACAAGCGTGTCACTTGCCTTGGAAGATTTCTACGCATCCCACCGCAATTGCAGCACGAAGGTGGTTCTCCATTTCAAGGATTCGGCAGGCAATGATGTCCAAGCTGCTTCAGCAG CTATTGAATTACTGGAGACATACAAAGTGCAAGCCATCATTGGTCCCCAGAAATCATCAGAAGCTGTGTTTATATCCAACCTTGGGAATACAACACAAGTACCTATTGTATCCTTCACTGCAACAAGTCCCTCACTTACTTCAGATATTATGCCGTATTTTGTGCGTGCAACATTGAATGACTCAGTTCAAGTGAATAGTATTGCCTCTCTTATCAAAGCCTATGGATGGAGAGAGGTGGTTCCAGTATATGATGATACCGACTATGGGAGGGGCATTCTACCACACCTCATTGACGCCCTTCAACAAATAGATGCTCATATTCCATATCGTAGTGTTATCTCCTTGTCAGCAACAAGTGAAAACATTATGCAAGAGCTCTTCAAGCTAAAGACAATGCAAACAAGGGTATTCATTGTTCATATGTCATCGACCAGGGCCTCCCTTCTCTTCACAAAAGCCAAGGAGGCAGGGATGATGACCAAAGGATTTGTGTGGATCATTACAAATGGATTAGCAAATATCATTGATTCACTCAATCCATCTATCATCGAGGCGATGAATGGGGTAATAGGAGTAAGATTTCATGTCCCCAGATCAAAAGAACttgaaagtttttccataagatGGAACAGAATGTACCAACAAGACAACCCAACCGAATCACCATTTAATAAACTAAGCATTTTCGGGCTATGGGGATATGATACAGTTTGGGCATTAGCACAAGCGGCAGAAAAGATTGGGGTATTAATTAACAAAAATAAGAGACTGCAGTTCAGTAAAAATTCTACATGCTTGGAGTCATTGGCTGTTTCTAGATTTGGACCAGAGCTCCTAACAGCAATTGTACAGAACAAATtcagaggcttaagtggaaatTTCGACCTTACAGACAGACAGCTGCAAGTGTCTGCATTGCAAATAATAAATGTGGttgggaggagttggagacatATTGGATTTTGGACTTTGAAAAATGGTTTTCCATACCAGTTAAATCAAAATGGTTTGAAATTAACAATGCCAGCCTCAATGCAACATCTAAATCCAGTGATTTGGCCAGGAGAATCAACAGAAGTACCAAGGGGTTGGGAACTTCCTGCAAGTGCTAACAAGATTAGGGTTGGTGTGCACACAAGTGCATATCCAGAGTTTATAAAAACATCAAAGGATCCTGTCACGAATGCAACAAGAGCGAGTGGACTCTCAATAAACATATTTGAGGAGGCAGTAAAGAGACTGCCTTTTGCACTTCCTTACGAGTACCAAGCATTTGATACCGTTGATACACAAAGTACAGGGAGCTATAATGATTTTGTTTACCAAGTTTATCTTCAG AGATATGACATGGCAATTGGAGACATAACAATCAGATATAACAGAACGATGTATGTCGACTTCACTATACCATACACAGAATCAGGAGTGGCGATGATTGTCCCAGTCAAGGAAAAAGTCAACAATAACATGTGGATTTTCTTGAAACCACTAACCAAAGAAATGTGGTTTGGAAGCATAATGTTCTTTATATATACTGGAATTGTTGTCTGGCTGTTAGAGCGACTAAGTGGCAATGGATATCTAAATGGTCCCTTTTCACTCAAACAACTTGGGATTGTGATGTTTTTCTCCATATTCGAAGAGA AGGAGAAGCTGGAATGTTTTTTGTCTAGAATACTTCTACTTGTATGGATGTTTGTTCTTCTGGTGCTAGCATCAAGTTATACTGCAAGCTTCGCATCAATGCTTCTTGTACAGCAGCTTTCACCAACGGTCACTGACATTCATGAACTCCAAAAGCAAGGAGCGTATGTAGGGTTCCACCGAGGTTCCTACATAGAGGGCCTGTTGGAAGATATCGGTTTTGAAAAATCAAAAATAAGACCCTATGATACTCCTGATGACTTCCACATTGCTCTTTCTAATGAAGGCAGACATGGTGGTGTTGCTGCCCTCGTTCTGGAAGTCCCATACATCAAATTGTTTCTCGCCAAATACTGCAACGGTTACACAATGGTTGGACCTATATACAAAAGTGCTGGCTTTGCATTT GCACTTCCTAAGCGATCTCCGCTACTTACTGAAATATCAAGGGCAATCCTCAACATAACAGAAGGAGATAGCATCATTCAAATCGAGAAGAAATGGATTGATCAAAACAGTTGCCAAAATGAGGAAGAAGTTGCTGATTCAG TCTTGCTGAGGAACCAGTACAAAAAAGGTCAACGGATCAACACAGATTATCAGAATGAACAAGGACATGGGCCACAAGAAGAAAATGGGCACATTCAAGACGGAGATCAAAACAATGAAGAAAATGGAG GCAAGTATGCCACCGCGTGGTGCGATGCAACTATGCAACCTTCAGGGAGCGGTGCATCACATTGCTGGACTCCTGGAATCAACTGGTACACCTAG